In bacterium, the DNA window AAGGGCTCCGAACCCGGAACCACCGCGGTGCTGGCCCGGACGGACCGCCTGCTGCAGGAGGTCCGCGCCGCCTGCGAGCGGGGAGGAGTTCCGCTGGAAGGCCTCGATCTGGCCACGATCCACGGCGCCAAGGGACGTGAGTGGCCGCGGGTGATCCTCTACGGCGTGGACGAGGGGCTGGCTCCGCATGCGGCATCGCTCAAGACGGGCGGACTGGAAGCCGAGCGGCGCCTGT includes these proteins:
- a CDS encoding ATP-binding domain-containing protein, whose translation is KGSEPGTTAVLARTDRLLQEVRAACERGGVPLEGLDLATIHGAKGREWPRVILYGVDEGLAPHAASLKTGGLEAERRLFYVALTRARERLEIVCTRGRESRFLGEAGIRVLSAGPAR